A window of candidate division KSB1 bacterium genomic DNA:
CACATCGTTCGGGAATTTCGATGGGCTTGATCTCCCGCTGCGGATCGATGATGGGCGCTCGATCTGGATCAAACTCTAAAATTGGAAATTCTCGTTTCAAATGCGAGAATTCTGTTTGAGCTGGATGATGCGAGTCAATGTTCATTGTTAGCTCAGCAATATGGAAGGTTCACTTAATTTTTCAGCTTTTTTTGTTAGAATCGAAACAGATCAAATCGCCGCCCTCACAAATAGGTTGCTGAAAAACTGCCGCTCGATCTCCTCTTCGTTCAGTCTTCTGCCGATCAAAACCAGCCGATTTTGACGAATCGAACCATCCAGAATGGGCTTCATGATGAATTGATCCATGGTCGCATCTACATAATAGCATTGTTGGCCGATAAAGATGAATCCTTTGAGTCGCATCAAATTGGTTGGTAAATGGTCGCGGAATCGATCCCAACTCTCGTGCGTAAACTGCCCTTCCGATTCTAACGTCACGGACGCCACTGGATCAGGACGCCCTTCGCCCAATTCTCCAGTGGTCACAGCTTTGGGATGCTGAATGGCGTCTAAAATCGTCAGATCAAATTCAGCATATTTGGTGCGCAGTATTGGGACGCCAGGGGAAATGGAAACGACCGCAGCCGCAACCTGTTCCACCTGTGCATCCGACACCAAATCGATT
This region includes:
- a CDS encoding GTP-binding protein, which produces MIPTILLTGFLGAGKTTLLNRLIGHYRSKRTVLLINEFGKVGIDGELLTPGTYQKVELNKGSLFCICVRTDFIFEVERIATDLRPELLIIEATGLADTSEMEEMLALPNLKNHVELKANICLVDCQNFLKIKDTLRAPISQIQTADLVLLNKIDLVSDAQVEQVAAAVVSISPGVPILRTKYAEFDLTILDAIQHPKAVTTGELGEGRPDPVASVTLESEGQFTHESWDRFRDHLPTNLMRLKGFIFIGQQCYYVDATMDQFIMKPILDGSIRQNRLVLIGRRLNEEEIERQFFSNLFVRAAI